Genomic window (Phragmites australis chromosome 21, lpPhrAust1.1, whole genome shotgun sequence):
ATTTCTTCCTTCATCTTTTCCCTTTTCTCAGCTGCCAGGGGCTCAAGTCGGAACAGTGATCTCTTGGCTTGTTGATTTGAAGGATCTAACTCAATAACCTTTTTCATATCTGTGAATAGGAATAAATTGACAGCAATCAGAACTAGCGAACTTCAGAACACGTTTATGTGAAAGGCAATGATGTGAAATTGACAGATCAAAAGCAAATTATGGGGAAAAAATAACCAGCAATAGCTTCATCATAGTGTTCGAGCTTTTCATGTGCTTCTGCCCTCCGGAGCAAGGCTTTCAAGTACGACGGATTCAGCTCAAGAGCTTTTGTGCATTCTTTAATTGTCTCATCATGTTTCCCCTAAATAACAGAGTCAGCATTGGGTTTGCTTGTAATGAGACAAAAATTAACTTTAATCAACAGATGTGCCGGTCCAAGTAAATAATTGAGAGACTAAGGTCAACGGTACAAAGTACAAACCATTTGAAATTTAGACTAATCAAGCATAACATTTTAGCAAAACTAGGAGCAACGATCAAAGACTTCAACTACCAAACACCAGATAATTCTGAACAGTGTTTGTTTAAACAAGTGTAGGCAGCATAATTCTGAACAGTGTTTGTTTGAACAAGAAAGTAAGGGCAAGCCCACTGTACGTCAAGTTAAAAGGAACAGCTAAGGGATAACTGTAGTGATAGTAGGGCACCATCTTCAAGTGATATACTCATATACATAACTACTATGGCACTATTTGACTCACAAAAAATAAGGAGCAATCACACCACACAAATATGGATACTTTCCTATGTTCACCAAAGTTATGGTCCAATCAGAAAAACAGCTTACCAATTTCAAGAAGCATACAGCACGATTTGAATGGCATGCAGAACGTATATCTTCAGCAGATTCCAGCTCAGCAGCAATTTGCAGCACCATTTCATATTGTGATAATGCTTCTTCATATTGTCCAGCACCAAAATGCTTGTTTCCTTCTGCTTTTGCATCATCTGCTTGGCTTCTAACTTTCTACAGCAAGTAGAAAGAGAAATCATTTACAATGTTATCCTAGACGCTAAACGCTCCTTAGACGGTCACCCGCAGTCTAGCGTCTGACGATTTAAACATTTTAAATCTTATGTATTGTAGCAGcaaaaatatgcaaaaaaaaaaaatagctatgtGCTAGACATTTTCCAAGTGAGAATGTGAGATTTGTGGCATACCTTATAGAGGCTGAAATGCAGCTTCATTACTTCAATCAATCTTCTATCGTGTTCTCCAATCAATCCAATAATTATcataacaatttgaattgcctaCAAGGCTACAAAGATCGCACGGGCGGCGCGGCTTAGGCGGGACCGAAATTACCCCTCCCGCTCAATCGCGCCAAAAACTCCATCACCTAAACGGCCAACTAGACGCGTGCGCAGCCATTTAAATACGTTCAGCTCATGTTTAATAACTCTGTTTAAACCGGTTTTGACCAGTGTTGACCGTCTAATGGTGTCTAGCGTTTAACTCAGCGTTTAGGCCCTAAACTGCATGCAGACCCGCAGTTTAGCATTTAAACGCGCGTCTAAACGCATTTAGGCGAACATTGATCATTTACCAGAGTTCAACAAATCTCTCCAGCAGGATGCTAGAGAATATTCCAGTCCCAAACTAATGAAAGTAATTTAAACATTATAATGAGATCCAAGCAATAGTTTCCAAAAGGTTGCAAAATGATAACAAATCGAGGTACTGTTTATTGCGTACTTGCAGTTACTGCCAGCCCAATAATTTACAGTCACTCCACCTAGTTTTGCTGCAAATTTTTTTGCATTTGTCTGGGGGGTTAGTATATTGCAAAAGGAATAGTTACATAAATGTAGCACGACCAGTAAAATCCCGATAACAAGTTCTACCTAGCGCCAACCATATCAGCTCTGTATATCTCAGATGCAAGCGTAATTTTCTAGATAGTTAGCCTTTATTGCATTCAATTTGAACCCAACTTACAGCACTTATTTATAACCAACCCAAACAACCGATCATTCACCTATAAATCATAAAACGAACCTATGAACCACTTGCATTCTGAGAGTTGAACATGATAGCAGGTTCGACTATCATATATGAACGAAGGCAGCAATACGTACTTTATTCGCAGGGACATCAAAAGGACCTACCAAATTAGAGAACATGAGGTTAGATTACCGGAAGTCATGAAGATCATAGCTTGCAGCCACCACGAAATAAACATAGCCAACAAACAGGGGAAATTGAGGGGGTTCATCACTATCAACAACCAAATCTACCGCAAGCAACTAGGCTACGAGTGGAATATCCGCTACTCCACCTCTACGCACGAATCAAGCAATCGATTCAACTGGAATGACCTAATTAAAGCACCTAGCAACTGAACCCCAGATTTGACCACCGCAATCGGCAACCGGAGTGGGGAAAGGTAGTAAGGATGCGGGGCGCTCGAGGCACTACCTCTCGCAGCTGCTCGTCGGTGAGCGCGTCCTCGAAGGCGTCCTCGTCTTCCTCCGCCCTCGGCGCCTCCCCGCAGGCCGCGGCCGCAACCTGCTCATCGTGCACCGGCGACGAGGGGCGCGTCGCCTCCTGGAACTctggctccggctccggctcgaTCACCACCATCTCTTGCCGTTCGATGGGATGAGGGATTCGAACTCGCTTGAGGAGTCCTCTCTGGCAGTCCTGCGCTGCGGAGATTGAACGACGGACCGATCGGTCGGATCGTGTCGGGCAGGGAGGGGGTGGGGGGCGTCAGACTTGGGTCGCGTCGGGCACCGTCTGGTTCAGTTCGCTGGGAGGCCCGACCGCGTGTGCGGATTTTTGGGGGCGTCAGGCTCAGGCAGGGATCCGGCGCGGTGGGGTGGAGAAAGAAGGAGAGTGGACGGAAGGTTCGGGAAGGGAGGGGAAAATTGGTCGGGGTTTATGCGCTTTTTTTCGTTTTGTTTTAAGATGAAGAGAGTGGGCCTAAAAGAAGCGCTACGGTTGTTGATTGTTCGTACTCAGGCCGGCCACTAGGCCAGGTAACGGAGCGGGCCGGGATTGGATGTAGCAAGAATATAGTCGATCTCaaactcaaataaaaaaaaactcaatccAAATTTGAAACATCTAACGGATGAAAAATCATCTGCGATCTTGAATCCAGTGGGGACCCGAAACCGACATGATCCCACATGTAGGAGCTGGGAGCCGAGCGTAACTATGCAGGCGAGCGGTGGTGCGCAACATGGTGGGCGGGGGTCGAGGTGGGCGCGGGAGACAGGAGCAgcgacggggggggggggttggtgaCGTCGCCAGGAAGGTGGCACGACCGCGAGAGCCGAGGAGGGTGGTGGAAGCGAAGTGCAGTGGACTAGGGAGGTAGCTAGGGTtaggtgggctgggctgggtGTGATTTTTCGGGCTCTGCAAATTTCCTTTCGAGTGCCCGCAGGCGAATATCTACCTCAGATCCGAACATAGTTCGGGCTCGACCCATAACCCCCGTAGGGCAAAATTTGCCCCTAACCCCACCGAGTGTAAAACCCACGGGGACCCGACACCGGCCCGCCCCATTGCCAACCCTACCGGTCAGCTGCtaacctttttatttttatattttttaattcaaaattttaaaatatatggattcattttcaaattttgtaatTCTATATTCTTTTGTCCATGTCATCCTTTCAACAGGCGACAGATCTACATAGCTTGCCACAGTGGACATGCCTTAATACATGTCACCTACTGAAAGGGCGACATGTATCTATTGAGCGTACATCGCCCTTCCAACGAACAATAGGCAgataaatttatttaatttttaaataaaattagaaataattatgaaatggaaatttctaaaaaattaattGTTACGAATCAATTATAGagatatttttaaaaatggTACCTTGCGAGGACAAGTGGTCAGGAAGAAAGGCATGGATGCCGCGGCGAGCGCCAAGCCAAGAGGGTCAAGGGCATGCCTGCCAGCCTCCACTGTCTTTCGCGGTCGTGGGGCGACGTGATCACGTCCCGCGCCTTCTGCGAGGACCTTAATTTCACTCCAAAGTCCAAACGAGCTCGCCATCGATGGATCACCCCACTCGATACGTATCACAACGGTAGCGCGATATATAACACGAAGAAGCTAGGTTATGTTTGACACAGGCTCGTGCAAAGTGTGCGATTCTGTTCTCACTAGATGGTGTGCCTCTGGTCTGTGGGCCGCACGTACATGCAAGCGATGAGACCGATCATCGTATCATCGACTTCTAGCACATGTGTGCAACAATTGGCGTGCCATGATCAAGGACAAGTTCTGTGTTGATCAACACATGTGTACCGGGCAAATCTAAATAAAAAGGCCCACGAGTCATGCTCACTCAGGGTAACCCTGAGAGTTTCAAATTCCTGGAGAATTTCATCAATTCATCGGATGTGTCACCCTTGATAGACAATGGTTCAATAGCTGTTTGTTCCAAACCTTGCCATCGCCTGAAGGCAGGGAGCTTACAATTGGAGAGGAACTTGACAAGACGGGATTACAATTGGGCTGCAAGATTTGGTACGTTCCTAGACATGTTCTAGGATGAGTTAGACCCTCAGCCGAAACCAATAGCCAGCACACCTGCCGCATATGCGAATGGAAAACTTTACTGGATGATAGATACAGAACACGAGCAAATATCATCGGATCATGAAATCATCGTGCTAGATGTTAGTACACGCAAATTTGAGGTCTTGCAAGGACCACCGTGTGCAGCCATGACAATAGTGAGCGTGTGTGTCCACCATATATATATCCTCGACCTCCAAGATGTGGTTTGCGTGGCATGCACTCACCATACCACGAGCACCATCGAAATATGGGCAATGGAGAACACTGGCTTGCGGTCCATGGAATACCATATAGAGCTCAGAAGGTTCTCGCCGGAGTAC
Coding sequences:
- the LOC133903490 gene encoding uncharacterized protein LOC133903490 isoform X2, yielding MIIIGLIGEHDRRLIEVMKLHFSLYKKVRSQADDAKAEGNKHFGAGQYEEALSQYEMVLQIAAELESAEDIRSACHSNRAVCFLKLGKHDETIKECTKALELNPSYLKALLRRAEAHEKLEHYDEAIADMKKVIELDPSNQQAKRSLFRLEPLAAEKREKMKEEMIGKLKDLGNSVLGRFGMSVDNFKAVKDPNTGSYSISFQK
- the LOC133903490 gene encoding uncharacterized protein LOC133903490 isoform X1 codes for the protein MVVIEPEPEPEFQEATRPSSPVHDEQVAAAACGEAPRAEEDEDAFEDALTDEQLREKVRSQADDAKAEGNKHFGAGQYEEALSQYEMVLQIAAELESAEDIRSACHSNRAVCFLKLGKHDETIKECTKALELNPSYLKALLRRAEAHEKLEHYDEAIADMKKVIELDPSNQQAKRSLFRLEPLAAEKREKMKEEMIGKLKDLGNSVLGRFGMSVDNFKAVKDPNTGSYSISFQK